The following proteins come from a genomic window of Proteinivorax hydrogeniformans:
- a CDS encoding YraN family protein gives MSNQELAQYGERLAVQFLKDEKLKILDVNYSCKLGEVDIIAKDRGVIVFCEVKTRKNKNTIHPFDAITPRKLNTISKVGQTFLIKNNLIDVDYRIDAIAIYFANGDPRIKWIKNCTS, from the coding sequence ATGAGTAATCAAGAGTTAGCTCAATATGGAGAGCGATTAGCAGTACAATTTTTAAAAGATGAAAAGCTTAAGATTTTAGATGTTAACTATAGTTGTAAGTTAGGTGAGGTTGATATTATTGCCAAGGATAGAGGTGTTATTGTTTTTTGTGAAGTAAAGACAAGGAAAAATAAGAACACTATCCATCCTTTTGACGCGATAACTCCTCGCAAGCTTAACACCATTTCAAAGGTTGGCCAAACATTTTTGATTAAAAACAATTTAATAGATGTGGATTATCGTATAGATGCTATCGCGATATATTTTGCCAACGGGGACCCACGCATAAAATGGAT